The DNA sequence GAATTACAATTTTCCAAGAAGAAAATATTAAATTGCAAACAAGTGTAGGCACTCTAGAAAAACAAGTTGAAAACCTATTAAAAGAAATACGAGGATTGTCTGAGCTTAAGGATATTGTTGAGAAGAATTCTACAGACTGTGAAACAATATTGGAGAAAATTACTGAACTCCAAGAAACTTTTAAAACAATCTCTCCAACTGCAACAACAGAATTGATGGAGCAAATAAAATTATTACTTAGCGGCGAGTATGTAGCTGTATTACATTCGCAGGTTAAAGCTCTGGAAACCAATATTTTATCGTTAGAGGAGGCCAATAAGCATCTTGCAGGGACTAAAAGAGGTCTAGAAGGTTGTCTAAATGCTCTGTACGGTGAAATAAAGGACCTACAAAAACAAACTGCAGCATTAAAAGAGGTTGAGCAAGCACTCACAGCAAAAATTGTAAGAATGCAAGAAGAAGAGTTTAAATTACAAAAGCAGAAAGAGGCAATCGAAGGAATGATAGATAAAGCAAACGATGCTTATCTACTGATACACAAACTGCTAGCATCAGGAAGTGGTGGTACATCAGGAAGTGATGGTACATCAGGAAGTGATGGTACATCAGGAAGTGGTGGTACATCAGGAAGTGGTGGTACATCAGGAAGTGGTGGTACATCAGGAAGTGGTGGTACATCAGGAAGTGGTGGTACATCAGGAAGTGGTGGTACATCAGGAAGTGGTGGTACATCAGGAAGTGATGGTACATCAGGAAGTGGTGGTACGCAATAGGTGTTCCATTTTTGCAGCAATAAGAGATAGAGTTTTACCTTTGTCTCTTATTTTTCTAGAGATAAACCATAAACCCATCTCTAACTTCAAAAGCAACCTTATAAAACCTGGTTTAGTTTTATTGCGATAATTAAAGTAGATTGCAACAAATTTTGTTCCGTCATATGCTTGCTCTATTAAGCTAGGGTTTGTTTTCCTGAAAACTAACATAAATCTATATCTACATGTCTTCAAAACCTAAATTTCTTCCTAAAAGAAAAAAAAGTCTTCTGGATCCAAAAGAAACTTCTTGGGACCCTATAGCATCAAGTTATAATAAGCTTGTTCAAGATAAGGGTCACTACTATCACAAAGCAACTATCCTTCCAGCGCTCCTTCCTTTGCTTAACTTAAATTCTAAAAGTTCTTTATTGGATATTGGTTGTGGTCAAGGATTTTTAGAAAGAGCTATTCCTAAGAGGTGTCGTTATTTAGGATTAGATATCTCCCCTACTTTGATTGCTATAGCTAAGAAGATGCGTTCAGCACGGCCTCATCAATTTAAAGTAGCTGATCTTACTAAACCCTTGGAATTCTCAGAATTAGAACTGTTTTCTCACGCAGTAGCGATTCTTTCCCTTCAAAATATCGAATTTCCTAATGAAGCTATACAAAATACAGCAACTCTTCTTCAACCTCTTGGCCAATTTTTCATAGTTTTAAACCATCCTTGTTTTCGTGTCCCGAGATCATCGTCATGGCACTATGATGAAAATAAACAAATTATTTCTCGTCACGTAGAGCGCTACCTCTCCCCTATGAAAGTTCCTATAGTGGCTCATCCTGGACAAAAAGATTCTCCCTCAACGCTTTCCTTCCATTTCCCCCTAAGTTATTGGGCGAAGGAGTTATCTTCCCACGGCTTTTTAATTCAAAATCTTGAAGAATGGACCTCCTCAAGACTCTCGACAGGAAAGCGAGCTAAGGCAGAAAACCTTTGTCGCAAAGAATTTCCATTATTTCTAATGATTTCAACAACTAAAATGAAATAAAATAAATTTTAATAATCTATCAATTTTTTATTATTTAAAGGTATTTTTTATTAGAATAAATAAAAAACACAAGATTCTTTCATTATGCTTCGAAAACTTTTCCAGTTTTCTAAAAAAAAAACAAATCAGAAGCAACGCCTTCGAAGCAACGGACTTGTGCAAGCCCTTATCCAATCAATAAAGGTTTTATTAAATAATGAAGCCTCCAAAGAAGCCTGCGTTTTAAGCTATTATGGGTTGCTTACCTGTATTCCTATTTTAGTCTTTTTCTTAAGGCTTTCCCAACACTTATTTACAAATTTGAACTGGAAAGAATGGTTAATTATCAAGTTTCCAGATTATAAAAAGCCAATCTCCGCCATTATCGAAGCTGCATATCATGCTACTGAACATAACATAGGGCTAGTGCTTGTAGGAAGTTTCTTTGTTTTTTGCTGGGCAGGTATTTTAATGCTCTTATCTCTAGAAGACGGATTAAATAAAATCTTTCGTACTAGCTGTACTCCAATATCTTTAAGGAGATTAGTTGCTTATTTTATCATTACTCTAATCAGTCCTATGATTTTTATTATTGTCTGTGGAGCTTGGATTTATATCACACAGATCATGCCTATCCAATACGCTAAGTTATTTTCTCTCAGTCATTCAATGTCAGCGTTATATTTCATGTCAAAGCTTACCCCCTATTTTTTAATCTATCTGGCTCTGTTTTGCTGTTACGCTTTTCTTCCGCGTGTTGCAGTTCAAAAAACAGCAGCTATTATTTCTACATTAATCATAGGCTCGATGTGGATAATCTTTCAAAAAGCCTTCTTCAGCCTTCAAGTTTCTCTGTTTAACTATAGTTTCACTTATGGAGCCCTTGTTGCTCTTCCTTCATTTCTTCTACTTCTCTATCTCTATGCTATCATCTATTTGTTTGGAGGATCTCTGACTTTTATTATCCAAAATCGTGGGTGTACTTTTTTATTTCTAGGAAATAAAATCTTGCCTAGCTGTTATCTACAGTTAATTACATCGACTTATATTCTTGCTTTAGTCACACGCCAGTTTAATGAAGAGCTTCCGGCTTTAACCGCGCAATTCATTGCTAAGCAATCAAAGGTTCCTATTGGAGAGGTCTCGCAATGTCTAGACATACTAGAGAAAGAAGGATTTATCTTTCCTCACAATAACGGTTACCAACCTGTTTTTAATTTCTCAGAATTTACAATTCAAGATATTGCAGATCGACTCTTACACCGTGAGATTTTTACAAAATTTAATCCCAATATGGGAATCACTTTTATAGAAAGTAATTTCCAAAAGATGTTTAACCAGGTTTCTAAAAATAAAGACAACCTAACCCTTACCGAGATTGCTAGGCGACTTAAATGAAACAAAGATCATGGTTTAAAGTTTCAGGAATCTATTTAGGGACTAGTATCTTCTTGATATTCTTGCTATTCCTACCTAAACTACTTTCAACAGGATCTGGAAAATATCTCCTATTTTCACTTATTCATAAAGAATCAGGTCTTTCTTGTTCTGCTCAAGAACTTCATATTTCCTGGTTTGGGCCACAAACTGCAAAAAAAATAAAGCTTATCGGTGAAGCTGATAATGAAGTTTTTTCTGCAGAAAAGCTTCAA is a window from the Chlamydia serpentis genome containing:
- a CDS encoding YihY/virulence factor BrkB family protein, which produces MLRKLFQFSKKKTNQKQRLRSNGLVQALIQSIKVLLNNEASKEACVLSYYGLLTCIPILVFFLRLSQHLFTNLNWKEWLIIKFPDYKKPISAIIEAAYHATEHNIGLVLVGSFFVFCWAGILMLLSLEDGLNKIFRTSCTPISLRRLVAYFIITLISPMIFIIVCGAWIYITQIMPIQYAKLFSLSHSMSALYFMSKLTPYFLIYLALFCCYAFLPRVAVQKTAAIISTLIIGSMWIIFQKAFFSLQVSLFNYSFTYGALVALPSFLLLLYLYAIIYLFGGSLTFIIQNRGCTFLFLGNKILPSCYLQLITSTYILALVTRQFNEELPALTAQFIAKQSKVPIGEVSQCLDILEKEGFIFPHNNGYQPVFNFSEFTIQDIADRLLHREIFTKFNPNMGITFIESNFQKMFNQVSKNKDNLTLTEIARRLK
- a CDS encoding class I SAM-dependent methyltransferase, translated to MSSKPKFLPKRKKSLLDPKETSWDPIASSYNKLVQDKGHYYHKATILPALLPLLNLNSKSSLLDIGCGQGFLERAIPKRCRYLGLDISPTLIAIAKKMRSARPHQFKVADLTKPLEFSELELFSHAVAILSLQNIEFPNEAIQNTATLLQPLGQFFIVLNHPCFRVPRSSSWHYDENKQIISRHVERYLSPMKVPIVAHPGQKDSPSTLSFHFPLSYWAKELSSHGFLIQNLEEWTSSRLSTGKRAKAENLCRKEFPLFLMISTTKMK
- a CDS encoding IncA family protein — encoded protein: MSLITNAATGVEASSKLDLSETGKTLASPKPSFLEKIITIAKYVIYAIVAVTGVLGTVLGLCGLLNPGIGIAILVVFIISVAILGLILRDSITGDAAKRLRGQINRLADENHQLGTLRIELTSEVEKLKAANNNLTAGITIFQEENIKLQTSVGTLEKQVENLLKEIRGLSELKDIVEKNSTDCETILEKITELQETFKTISPTATTELMEQIKLLLSGEYVAVLHSQVKALETNILSLEEANKHLAGTKRGLEGCLNALYGEIKDLQKQTAALKEVEQALTAKIVRMQEEEFKLQKQKEAIEGMIDKANDAYLLIHKLLASGSGGTSGSDGTSGSDGTSGSGGTSGSGGTSGSGGTSGSGGTSGSGGTSGSGGTSGSGGTSGSDGTSGSGGTQ